A region from the Lolium perenne isolate Kyuss_39 chromosome 4, Kyuss_2.0, whole genome shotgun sequence genome encodes:
- the LOC127292965 gene encoding alpha-amylase/trypsin inhibitor-like yields the protein MAFKKPILLVAVLLSILAATSASVFKDQCVPGRKIPDKLRACHGYVARQVCGSTGGLQTLTTEEMKERCCQELSPIPKYCRCEALRILMDQLETVDVEGGGPLKELSQKCPRQWQRGFAATLAAPEECNLKTIHIDPFCISLGYQAVA from the coding sequence ATGGCGTTCAAGAAGCCCATCCTCTTGGTTGCTGTTTTGCTCTCCATCCTGGCCGCCACCTCCGCTAGTGTCTTCAAAGATCAGTGCGTTCCAGGACGGAAGATCCCGGACAAGCTCAGAGCCTGCCATGGATACGTGGCCAGACAGGTCTGTGGCAGCACAGGGGGGCTCCAAACTCTCACCACGGAGGAGATGAAGGAGCGGTGCTGCCAGGAGCTATCGCCCATCCCAAAGTACTGTCGGTGTGAGGCACTCCGCATCCTCATGGACCAGCTGGAGACTGTGGACGTGGAGGGCGGCGGCCCCCTCAAGGAGCTGAGCCAGAAATGTCCCAGGCAGTGGCAAAGGGGcttcgccgccaccctcgccgccCCGGAGGAGTGCAACCTAAAGACCATCCATATCGACCCATTCTGCATCTCCCTGGGCTATCAAGCAGTCGCGTGA
- the LOC127292966 gene encoding alpha-amylase/trypsin inhibitor-like, which translates to MASNQLILFTTVLLSVLAATSASVGNQCIPGLAIPHNPLGNCRTYVVSEICHIGPRLLPNDMKQRCCWELSAIPAYCRCEALRILMDGVVTAEGVFEGHPFQDMHLPQRECSRQRQRNFAATLVVPQECSLTTIHGGPFCLNLPGPQ; encoded by the coding sequence ATGGCGTCCAACCAGCTCATCCTCTTCACCACCGTCCTGCTCTCTGTCCTGGCCGCAACCTCCGCCAGTGTCGGCAACCAGTGCATTCCTGGGTTGGCGATTCCGCACAACCCGCTTGGAAATTGTCGCACCTACGTGGTTAGTGAAATCTGCCATATAGGTCCTCGACTCCTTCCCAATGATATGAAGCAGCGGTGCTGCTGGGAGCTGTCGGCCATCCCGGCGTACTGCCGGTGTGAGGCGCTGCGAATTCTCATGGACGGAGTGGTGACGGCAGAGGGCGTGTTCGAGGGCCACCCCTTCCAGGACATGCACTTGCCCCAGCGGGAGTGTTCCAGGCAGAGGCAGAGGAACTTCGCTGCCACCCTCGTTGTCCCGCAGGAGTGCAGCCTAACGACCATCCATGGCGGCCCGTTTTGCCTCAATCTCCCTGGTCCGCAGTAA